A single region of the Vagococcus teuberi genome encodes:
- a CDS encoding efflux RND transporter periplasmic adaptor subunit has protein sequence MKRIKKNKWKTIFMSTLVVLIVSYGGYRYYKGNKPDSSNSPFEIRTVEEMTESYTKPNLTLSGEVIAKNSQKIKIDSTKGQVKDIKVREGDTIKNGQELFSYATEQQLKTKEATYSKEEKERQLQAARTTASLKWESYNKKATELEELKTKRNNSTDEEEKKALSQEIKTLENDIEMKYSEALSGDNDIVTAEAELKKLTEFEKVEQERLSYDVVTSDGEGKVTYINQELPKLSQEKKQEETFMEIVDQTELYVTGKVNEFDREKVELNKQVELVDRKNPSIRWKGKVVQIANLGSDGDNKKQEDNPNVTKYPYKILLEKSDKMPIIGTHVYANFLSNDEDAGKMIVEKKFLFDIKGKTASVWKVTHGKATKEVIEFKEKNNDAVEVTKNMAMADRLVNPTSEVKEGVEIK, from the coding sequence ATGAAGCGAATAAAAAAAAATAAATGGAAGACAATTTTTATGAGTACGTTAGTTGTCTTAATAGTATCTTATGGTGGATATCGCTACTATAAAGGAAATAAACCAGATAGTAGCAACTCCCCTTTTGAGATAAGAACAGTTGAAGAGATGACAGAATCATATACTAAACCTAATTTGACTTTATCTGGAGAGGTTATAGCTAAAAATAGCCAAAAGATAAAAATTGATTCAACGAAAGGGCAAGTTAAAGATATTAAAGTTAGGGAAGGAGATACAATTAAAAATGGTCAAGAATTATTTTCTTATGCAACAGAACAACAACTAAAAACGAAAGAAGCAACATACTCTAAAGAAGAAAAAGAACGTCAATTACAAGCAGCTCGAACAACTGCTTCTTTAAAATGGGAATCATATAATAAAAAAGCTACAGAGTTAGAAGAATTAAAAACTAAAAGAAATAACTCAACTGACGAAGAAGAAAAAAAAGCATTGTCACAAGAAATAAAAACGTTAGAAAATGACATAGAGATGAAATATTCTGAAGCCTTATCAGGAGATAATGACATAGTAACAGCGGAAGCTGAATTAAAAAAATTAACAGAATTTGAAAAAGTAGAACAGGAACGCCTGTCTTACGATGTGGTGACATCAGACGGTGAGGGCAAAGTGACATACATCAATCAAGAATTACCAAAATTATCTCAAGAAAAAAAACAAGAAGAAACGTTTATGGAAATTGTTGATCAAACGGAATTGTACGTGACAGGAAAAGTAAACGAATTTGACAGAGAAAAAGTCGAGTTAAATAAACAAGTCGAATTGGTGGATAGAAAAAATCCTTCCATTCGTTGGAAAGGTAAAGTAGTACAAATAGCTAATTTAGGCTCAGATGGCGACAACAAAAAACAAGAGGATAATCCAAATGTCACGAAATATCCTTATAAAATATTACTTGAAAAATCAGATAAAATGCCAATTATAGGGACACATGTTTATGCTAACTTCTTATCTAATGATGAAGACGCAGGGAAAATGATCGTGGAAAAAAAGTTTTTATTTGATATCAAAGGAAAAACAGCGTCTGTTTGGAAGGTTACGCATGGTAAAGCAACAAAAGAAGTGATTGAGTTCAAGGAAAAAAATAATGATGCAGTGGAAGTTACAAAAAATATGGCCATGGCAGATAGGTTGGTTAATCCAACGTCTGAAGTAAAGGAAGGGGTTGAGATTAAGTAA